Proteins found in one Sorghum bicolor cultivar BTx623 chromosome 1, Sorghum_bicolor_NCBIv3, whole genome shotgun sequence genomic segment:
- the LOC8081112 gene encoding sex determination protein tasselseed-2 has translation MHASLASYAAAAMPALDLRPEMAHAHQPVMSPSHHGWDGNGAAVVPTPMPKRLDGKVAIVTGGARGIGEAIVRLFVKHGARVVIADIDDAAGEALASALGPQVSFVRCDVSVEEDVARAVEWALSRHGGRLDVYCNNAGVLGRQTRAAKSILSFDAGEFDRVLRVNALGAALGMKHAALAMAPRRAGGSIVSVASVAGVLGGLGPHAYTASKHAIVGLTKNAACELGAHGIRVNCVSPFGVATPMLINAWRQGHDDGAADADLDLDITVPSDEEVEKMEEVVRGLATLKGPTLRPRDIAEAVLFLASDESRYISGHNLVVDGGVTTSRNLIGL, from the exons ATGCACGCGAGCCTCGCCTCCTACGCAGCGGCAGCTATGCCGGCGCTCGACCTCCGCCCCGAGATGGCGCACGCCCACCAGCCCGTCATGTCGCCGTCGCACCACGGCTGGGACGGCAATGGCGCCGCAGTCGTGCCCACTCCTATGCCCAAGAG ACTGGACGGGAAGGTGGCCATTGTGACGGGCGGCGCGAGGGGCATCGGCGAGGCCATCGTGAGGCTGTTCGTGAAGCACGGGGCCCGGGTGGTGATCGCGGACATCGACGACGCCGCCGGGGAGGCGCTGGCGTCGGCGCTGGGCCCGCAGGTCAGCTTCGTGCGCTGCGACGTGTCGGTGGAGGAGGACGTCGCGCGCGCCGTGGAGTGGGCGCTGTCGCGGCACGGCGGGCGTCTGGACGTCTACTGCAACAACGCCGGGGTGCTGGGCCGCCAGACGCGCGCCGCCAAGAGCATCCTGTCCTTCGACGCGGGCGAGTTCGACCGCGTGCTCCGTGTCAACGCGCtgggcgccgcgctcgggatgAAGCACGCGGCGCTCGCCatggcgccgcgccgcgccggcgGGAGCATCGTCTCCGTCGCCAGCGTCGCGGGGGTGCTCGGCGGCCTGGGGCCACACGCCTACACCGCCTCCAAGCACGCCATCGTGGGGCTCACCAAGAACGCGGCCTGCGAGCTCGGCGCGCACGGCATCCGCGTCAACTGCGTGTCGCCCTTCGGCGTCGCCACGCCCATGCTCATCAACGCCTGGCGCCAGGGCCACGACGAcggcgccgccgacgccgacctCGACCTCGACATCACCGTGCCCAGCGACGaggaggtggagaagatggaggaggtggTCAGGGGGCTGGCCACGCTCAAGGGCCCCACGCTGAGACCCAGGGACATCGCCGAGGCGGTGCTCTTCCTGGCCAGCGACGAGTCAAGATATATCTCCGGCCACAACCTCGTCGTGGACGGCGGCGTCACCACCTCCAGGAACCTGATCGGCTTGTGA
- the LOC8081113 gene encoding U2 small nuclear ribonucleoprotein B'', which yields MLSGDIPPNQTIYLNNLNEKVKKEELKRSLYALCSQYGRILDVVALKTQKLRGQAWVVFSEITAATNAFRGLQDFDFYGKKMRVQYAKTKSDCIAKEDGTYAPKEKRKKQEEKAAEKKRRAEEAQQAGPNASAAQSNGTGYQASRLGKVSQEPPAPPNNILFIQNLPDQTTSMMLQILFQQYPGFREVRMIEAKPGIAFVEFEDDSQSMVAMQALQGFKITPENPMAISYAKK from the exons ATGCTGTCCGGCGACATCCCCCCGAACCAGACCATCTACCTCAACAACCTCAACGAGAAGGTCAAGAAAGAAG AGTTGAAGAGATCGTTGTATGCCCTGTGCTCACAGTATGGAAGGATACTGGATGTGGTGGCCCTGAAAACTCAAAAACTGAGGGGGCAAGCATGGGTGGTGTTTAGCGAAATTACAGCTGCTACCAATGCTTTCCGTGGATTGCAAGACTTTGATTTCTACGGCAAAAAAATG CGAGTACAATATGCAAAAACAAAATCAGATTGTATTGCAAAAGAAGATGGTACTTATGCTCCTAAGGAGAAAAGGAAGAAGCAAGAGGAGAAAG CTGCTGAGAAAAAACGACGAGCAGAAGAGGCACAACAAGCTGGCCCCAATGCTTCTGCTGCACAAAGCAATGGAACT GGCTATCAAGCGTCTCGTCTGGGCAAGGTTTCACAAGAGCCACCTGCTCCTCCGAACAACATCCTCTTCATCCAGAACTTGCCAGACCAGACCACGAGCATGATGCTCCAGATCCTGTTCCAGCAGTACCCTGGCTTCAGGGAAGTGCGGATGATCGAAGCCAAACCAGGCATTGCTTTTGTGGAGTTCGAGGATGACAGCCAGTCCATGGTCGCGATGCAGGCTCTCCAGGGCTTCAAGATCACCCCAGAGAACCCCATGGCTATATCCTATGCCAAAAAATGA
- the LOC8084019 gene encoding protein SCAR2 translates to MPLSRHTVRNEYALGGRDLYRAADQHDPEAVLDGVAMAGLVGVLRQLGDLTEFAAQVFHGLYDEVMTTSARGHGLMLRVQQLEAELPLLEKDSCQRDYLYIASNRGVDWHSNPRVDHGVVTRGDTPRFIMDSIKQCRGPPKLFMLDKYDIGGEGACLKRYTDPSFFKTDSACSTLLQEGIQNERRPLKAMEIRPNLQNAEIFRPPNAADNVSKLETDLSGEAMDEVPTNRRRLKYRQLNGSVFQSFRPLMQNVYEKPSSEEKLVTGDHSKVNISMNDSPESDNEERDIMVDTSVNMEKGKVTVRKNRSISEEALSRSSDARSAGSSKGYNSEFDIYMDALTTMDSDVETDLEHRGHGQCIFDRMDSDNRFSNAQNTMASRTSNFQKTDKSDVASPNRDMSNQFEKAIVSTQHTKPVVGEHERTSSLEEQFDKEKPASWDHERTSSLEELLTEDFDATESGIREQATEEQICNGSVTSVVSNGTQDITKTKEVKENSNIATISFKKIASKRSKYVGSMELIASKVGILPRKLSKKHDAFSDSLRYMAKQLLELKYDGTQDRDLYDFEANGVGCDVKYQETYDPPAEIKDSDVHKIPSDSPYDDVDSRKCLQEEVNHELEHDVPPTDSPHDSVPDEENGFQDSNMVYLAGIITSCSSQEEEGCASTALDENLSTGVIKHVLEHAQEKFEEHLDKEVNEDIHTEVISENASDRCEDLKEVSIYTEQVNVEDIEESNKSDVYALDDETAEYIEEQVSDDVVSDGMISSPVSSKQSDDPCRITPLALADEDDTVACKIIDSPEVEHITLSEAFTDTDLPNVVTESVINRELAMPDNEQYYLHPKTTFGQDPILGSNEIVGKNGQASLCSSTTAAITPELTVSTEEKHEFHQVVYQEPSNSLNSSTEDFGDPLAPDSRDVPPSVISSFDWMLNGAMQQSFNVLPSHPTNGNAQENGSSEDAPPLPPLPPMQWRTNKLQTGSSPLSAKIGRPPRPKPPVKQQESEAAWVLQEMSLHKGLSLQNEVVQATISSDHEINQTLNMDCHENHHQEGEDYDAQDSNPFPSSEVECLSEVASVKSENVHTLQLPELIVVPEEAWSVFGNIKFIQEQEGEHQLSNGLSVCNDIYTSDLSAQKTSQKPEIFADYKEKEFPAAGSDKVADSEENRPNGAIKQDCMLNPDLPAEQKNDEHDCDDKTREFSSALEEESSKSPTHAVPKPPRYPLLPVTSHDRSMLRAPALVQPSSQLSDEDTLLEQIKNKSFNLKPVIAKRPNVMGGPKTNLQVVAILERAQAIRQAVADDDDEDSWSE, encoded by the exons ATGCCCCTGTCGCGGCACACGGTCCGGAACGAGTACGCGCTGGGCGGCCGCGACCTGTACCGCGCGGCGGACCAGCACGACCCGGAGGCCGTCCTCGATGGCGTCGCCATGGCCGGACTCGTCGGCGTCCTCCGCCAGCTCGGCGACCTCACCGA ATTTGCTGCACAGGTGTTCCACGGACTGTATGATGAGGTGATGACCACGTCTGCGCGAGGGCACGGCCTCATGCTCCGAGTGCAGCAGCTGGAGGCAGAGCTGCCACTGCTAGAGAAAGACTCCTGCCAGAGAGACTACCTGTATATTGCTTCAAACAGGG GTGTCGAttggcattcaaatccaagggtGGACCATGGGGTTGTCACAAGAGGTGACACGCCTCGCTTCATCATGGACTCAATCAAGCAGTGTCGCGGACCACCCAAACTCTTCATGCTGGACAA GTATGATATCGGTGGCGAGGGGGCGTGCTTGAAGAGATACACTGACCCGTCATTCTTCAAGACGGATTCCGCTTGTTCTACCTTGCTGCAGGAAGGAATTCAAAATGAAAGAAGACCTCTGAAAGCCATG GAAATCAGGCCTAACCTTCAGAATGCTGAGATTTTCCGACCCCCAAATGCAGCCGACAATGTCTCCAA ACTGGAGACAGATTTATCTGGTGAAGCTATGGATGAAGTTCCCACAAACCGAAGACGACTGAAGTACCGCCAACTAAATGGATCTGTATTTCAAAGCTTCAGACCACTTATGCAGAATGTGTATGAAAAGCCTTCATCAgaggagaaactcgtcacaggTGACCACTCAAAAGTGAATATATCTATGAATGATTCTCCTGAATCAGACAATGAAGAGAGAGACATCATGGTAGATACGTCTGTCAACATGGAAAAAGGCAAGGTCACTGTTCGCAAGAACAGATCAATTTCTGAAGAAGCACTGTCACGTTCTTCAGATGCTCGGTCAGCAGGAAGCAGCAAGGGCTACAACTCTGAATTTGATATCTACATGGATGCATTAACCACGATGGATTCTGATGTGGAGACAGATTTGGAACACAGGGGCCATGGACAATGTATCTTCGATCGGATGGATTCAGACAATAGATTCTCCAATGCTCAAAACACCATGGCATCGAGGACTAGCAACTTCCAGAAGACAGACAAGTCAGATGTTGCCTCACCAAACAGAGATATGAGTAACCAGTTTGAAAAAGCCATTGTCTCCACACAACACACCAAACCGGTTGTTGGTGAACATGAGAGGACCAGCTCATTAGAGGAACAGTTTGACAAAGAAAAACCAGCTTCTTGGGATCATGAGAGGACTAGCTCCTTGGAGGAATTGCTCACCGAAGATTTCGATGCTACAGAATCTGGAATAAGAGAGCAAGCTACTGAAGAACAGATCTGCAATGGCAGTGTCACCAGTGTTGTATCAAATGGCACACAAGATATTACTAAGACCAAGGAAGTCAAGGAGAATTCCAACATCGCAACTATTTCCTTCAAGAAAATAGCAAGCAAGAGGTCCAAGTATGTCGGCAGCATGGAGCTCATTGCTTCAAAAGTTGGCATTCTGCCGAGGAAACTCTCCAAGAAGCATGACGCTTTCTCTGATTCCCTCAGGTACATGGCGAAGCAACTCCTTGAACTGAAGTATGATGGCACTCAAGATAGAGACTTATATGACTTCGAAGCAAACGGTGTGGGATGTGATGTCAAGTACCAGGAAACTTATGACCCTCCTGCTGAAATTAAGGACAGTGATGTGCACAAAATTCCGTCAGATTCACCTTATGATGATGTGGATTCAAGAAAATGCCTGCAGGAAGAAGTGAACCATGAGCTGGAGCATGATGTTCCACCTACTGACAGTCCACACGATTCAGTCCCTGATGAAGAAAATGGATTTCAGGACTCCAACATGGTCTACTTGGCAGGCATCATTACATCTTGCAGTTCCCAAGAGGAAGAAGGATGTGCAAGTACTGCACTTGATGAGAATTTATCTACGGGAGTGATCAAACATGTTTTGGAGCATGCTCAAGAGAAGTTTGAGGAACATCTTGACAAGGAAGTGAATGAGGACATTCATACAGAAGTCATTTCTGAAAATGCATCTGATAGGTGTGAAGACTTGAAAGAAGTCAGCATTTACACGGAGCAGGTGAATGTGGAAGATATTGAGGAAAGCAATAAATCTGATGTATATGCATTGGATGATGAAACTGCCGAGTATATAGAAGAGCAAGTTTCAGATGATGTAGTTTCAGATGGTATGATCTCTTCACCGGTTTCATCCAAGCAATCAGATGATCCTTGCCGGATAACTCCACTCGCTCTCGCAGATGAAGATGATACAGTGGCATGTAAGATCATCGATAGCCCTGAAGTGGAGCATATTACATTGTCAGAAGCATTTACGGATACTGATCTACCTAATGTGGTAACTGAGTCAGTAATCAACAGAGAACTTGCCATGCCAGATAATGAACAGTACTATTTACATCCAAAAACTACTTTTGGACAAGATCCGATTCTTGGCAGCAATGAAATTGTAGGGAAAAATGGGCAAGCTTCACTATGCAGCTCAACCACTGCGGCTATAACTCCAGAACTAACTGTAAGCACAGAGGAAAAGCATGAGTTTCATCAAGTTGTGTATCAGGAACCATCGAATTCATTAAATAGCAGTACTGAAGATTTTGGAGATCCACTAGCTCCTGACTCCAGAGATGTTCCACCGTCTGTCATCTCAAGCTTCGATTGGATGCTTAATGGTGCGATGCAGCAGTCATTCAATGTCCTTCCTTCTCATCCAACTAATGGAAATGCACAAGAAAATGGTTCTTCTGAAGATGCGCCACCGCTTCCACCTCTTCCACCAATGCAGTGGCGAACAAACAAGCTACAGACAGGGTCATCACCGTTATCTGCAAAGATCGGAAGACCACCAAGGCCAAAACCTCCAGTAAAACAACAAGAAAGTGAAGCTGCTTGGGTTCTTCAGGAAATGAGTCTACACAAAGGCTTGAGTTTGCAGAATGAAGTAGTGCAGGCAACTATTTCTAGTGATCATGAGATAAATCAAACCCTTAACATGGATTGTCATGAAAATCACCACCAGGAGGGAGAGGACTATGATGCCCAGGATTCTAATCCATTTCCCTCGTCAGAAGTTGAATGCTTGTCAGAAGTTGCTTCAGTAAAAAGTGAAAATGTGCACACATTGCAGCTACCTGAGCTTATAGTTGTTCCGGAAGAGGCATGGTCAGTGTTTggtaatataaaattcatacaagaacaagaaggagaacacCAACTAAGCAATGGACTTTCTGTTTGCAATGACATATACACTTCTGATTTGTCAGCACAAAAGACCAGCCAGAAGCCTGAAATTTTTGCAGATTATAAGGAAAAGGAATTTCCAGCTGCAGGTAGTGACAAAGTTGCAGATTCAGAAGAAAACAGACCAAATGGTGCTATTAAACAGGATTGTATGCTGAATCCTGACTTGCCAGCAGAACAGAAAAACGACGAACATGATTGTGATGACAAGACAAGGGAGTTTTCTTCTGCATTAGAAGAGGAATCGTCaaaatcaccaactcatgcagTGCCAAAACCACCTAGATATCCTCTACTTCCTGTTACTTCTCATGACAGAAGCATG CTAAGAGCTCCAGCTTTGGTTCAGCCTTCGAGTCAGCTTTCAGATGAGGACACACTTTTGGAACAGATAAAGAACAAG TCTTTCAACTTGAAGCCTGTTATTGCAAAGAGACCAAATGTAATGGGTGGTCCAAAAACGAACTTGCAAGTGGTGGCCATTCTAGAGAGAGCCCAAGCGATTCGCCAG GCTGTTGCtgatgacgatgacgaggaTAGCTGGAGTGAGTAG
- the LOC110431937 gene encoding eukaryotic translation initiation factor 5, which translates to MALQNIGASNRDDAFYRYKMPRMITKIEGRGNGIKTNVVNMVDIAKALARPASYTTKYFGCELGAQSKFDEKTGISLVNGAHDTAKLAGLLEVFIKKYVQCYGCGNPETEILISKTQMISLKCAACGFVSDVDMRDKLTTFILKNPPEQKKGGKDKKAMRRAEKERLKEGEAADEEQKKLKKDAKKKGGASSKESTAKGSKKKATAAGSDEDHSTSPTRSRDGDHAAADEEEDDDDVQWQTDTSIEAAKQRMQEQLSAATAEMVMLSTEETEKKKKQATHKDGTANGSAKEIPDEKPAVAKPSPYEELVGDIKASLGSAPTPTQLKAVLASSTLPPQDVMNALLEALFDGVGKGFAKEVVKNKKYLTVAVPDEGAQTLLVQAIEAFGGKCNPEALKEVPVVLKALYDGDILEEETIVDWYNAAVAAGKDSQVIKNAKPFVEWLQSAESEEEDDE; encoded by the coding sequence ATGGCACTGCAAAACATTGGTGCTTCAAACAGGGATGATGCCTTCTACAGGTACAAGATGCCCAGAATGATCACCAAGATAGAAGGTCGTGGTAATGGTATCAAGACAAATGTTGTGAACatggttgacatagcaaaagCACTTGCCAGGCCAGCTTCCTACACAACCAAGTACTTTGGATGTGAGCTTGGTGCACAGTCCAAATTTGATGAGAAGACAGGGATTTCCTTGGTTAATGGGGCTCATGATACTGCAAAGCTGGCTGGTCTCCTTGAGGTATTCATCAAGAAGTATGTCCAGTGTTATGGATGTGGGAATCCTGAGACTGAGATTCTCATCTCAAAGACACAGATGATATCACTGAAATGTGCAGCCTGTGGGTTTGTCTCAGATGTTGACATGAGGGACAAGCTCACAACCTTCATCCTGAAAAACCCACCAGAACAGAAGAAGGGAGGAAAAGACAAGAAGGCCATGAGGAGAGCTGAGAAGGAACGCCTGAAGGAAGGTGAGGCTGCTGATGAGGAGCAGAAGAAACTGAAGAAGGATGCAAAGAAGAAGGGTGGTGCATCTTCCAAGGAGTCCACTGCCAAGggttcgaagaagaaggctacTGCTGCTGGCTCTGATGAGGACCACTCAACCTCTCCAACTCGCAGTCGTGATGGTGACCATGCAGCTGCAGATGAGgaagaggatgatgatgatgtccaGTGGCAGACTGACACTTCTATCGAGGCTGCGAAGCAGCGCATGCAGGAGCAGCTTAGTGCAGCAACTGCTGAAATGGTGATGCTGTCCACTGAGGAGactgagaagaagaagaaacaggCAACCCACAAAGATGGCACTGCTAATGGTTCAGCAAAAGAAATACCTGATGAGAAACCTGCTGTCGCTAAGCCTAGTCCCTATGAAGAACTGGTTGGAGACATCAAGGCTAGCCTGGGAAGTGCTCCTACCCCTACCCAGCTCAAGGCTGTGCTGGCCTCCTCAACCCTTCCTCCCCAGGATGTGATGAATGCTCTCCTCGAGGCTCTCTTTGATGGTGTAGGCAAGGGATTCGCGAAGGAGGTTGTGAAGAACAAGAAGTACCTTACAGTTGCTGTGCCAGATGAGGGTGCCCAGACCCTGCTGGTTCAGGCCATTGAGGCTTTTGGTGGCAAGTGCAACCCTGAGGCACTGAAGGAGGTACCAGTTGTCCTGAAAGCCCTGTACGATGGAGATATCCTGGAGGAAGAAACCATCGTGGACTGGTACAATGCTGCTGTTGCAGCTGGAAAGGACTCCCAGGTCATCAAGAACGCCAAGCCCTTCGTTGAGTGGCTGCAGAGCGCGGAGTCTGAGGAAGAGGACGATGAGTGA